From Patescibacteria group bacterium:
CCTAGAGAGATTGAGAAAATTGTCAATCGTGTCGGTGGTTGTATTGTTTGGGGAGGACATTTAGGGTTGGCTCCCGCCGATGATGTTATTATTCAAGTTGAAGAGCCCTTAGCTTTTGAGTCGTTTGACAAAATTATTATTTCCGTCATGGCGAAAAAAGTGGCTTCGGGAGCTACCCATGTGGTGTTTGATATCCCCGTTGGACCGACGGTTAAAATCAAACACTTTGCCGATGCGGAACTGATCGGTAAAAAATTTCTTTTTTTAGGGAAGCGCTTTGGTATAAAAATTATTGTCGATATTAATCATACGCTGGAACCAGCCGGTCGGGGTATTGGACCGGTGCTTGAATCAAGAGACGTTTTAAGAGTTTTAGAGCAAACAAAAAACCGGCCTTTGGCCCTAGAAAGAAAAGCCCTGCGCTTAGCGGGGAAACTTTTAGACCTTTGTTTTACCGATATGAAAAAAGCCAAACAGGCAAGCGGGGAAGAAACGGCTTCAAGAATTTTAGCCTCCGGTCAAGCTTTAGCCAAAATGCGGGAGATTATTGAGGCCCAAGGAGGAAACCCCGATGTTTCTGCCGACAGATTAAAACTGGGGAAATTCAAAGCCGAAATAACCAGTCAAAAAAAAGGCCGCATCGCCCAAATTGACAATCACCAGATAACCGTTGTTTGCCGGATTTTGGGCAGTCCGGAAGATAAACAGGCGGGTTTGTTTTTAGAAAAGCGGATCGAGGAACACGTGGACAAGGGTGATATACTATTTATAATCTATGCCAATGATAAATGGAGACTGGAGGAAGCTAAGGAAACGGTTAAGAATTTACCGGTCTTCAAAATAGAATAACGCTTTTAGCGTAAAGGAGAATTAATGTTTAAAAATATGATCAGTCCGGTTCAGGCTTGGCTTTTATCTCAGGGTCGCTGTGTCGGCTGTGGGCTTTCATTGGCAAACTCCAAGCTCAAAACACAAAAGTCAAAAGTTAAAGACGAAAATTTAGTCACTTGTAAATGCGGACGAGTTTATATTCATGAGACAAAAACCGGTAAATTCAGACGCGCTCTTTTATCAGAAGTTTAACATGAAATCTTTAAAGATAAGACTAAGTGTTTTAACGCTCGTTATTCTTCTTTTTCTAGTCCTGGGTTTTATTTGGTGGCAACAAGGAAAAGCTTCGGTTAATCCTTTTAACAAAACTCCCCAAATTTTTGTGGTTGGTAAAGGTGAGGGAGTGAGAGCAA
This genomic window contains:
- a CDS encoding thymidine phosphorylase, which encodes MSLSKQSLAISAIRKKLVGQRLSYQEIFALMDEIANRRLGPILTTYFAAAGFKEGFSDEELYFLTKAMAETGDKLRFSGIVADKHSTGGVAGTRTTMILVPIIAAAGIKIPKNSSRAITSPSGTADTMEVLAPVTFAPREIEKIVNRVGGCIVWGGHLGLAPADDVIIQVEEPLAFESFDKIIISVMAKKVASGATHVVFDIPVGPTVKIKHFADAELIGKKFLFLGKRFGIKIIVDINHTLEPAGRGIGPVLESRDVLRVLEQTKNRPLALERKALRLAGKLLDLCFTDMKKAKQASGEETASRILASGQALAKMREIIEAQGGNPDVSADRLKLGKFKAEITSQKKGRIAQIDNHQITVVCRILGSPEDKQAGLFLEKRIEEHVDKGDILFIIYANDKWRLEEAKETVKNLPVFKIE